The Humulus lupulus chromosome 3, drHumLupu1.1, whole genome shotgun sequence genome window below encodes:
- the LOC133825673 gene encoding uncharacterized protein LOC133825673 — translation MVRTRGSGSRSVKSAAGSLSVSPSLTKKKARKSTLSHPIHIDESITTSKAVVIPDLEAPKVLTEPPSSAAPLASVPGSSKRGRASPSEDVSDHGRDSAKAHSDSSESPDVLAPKKKSKGWFQVSSSRKSPRSKGTDPSDSSPKASSPVGTTPRSKFRSKVKKIPPPCSSSETDPSSDCVPSDEDPLEDDPSLEENVDSEDESDPSEDPPVSPKGKKPMKIPEIRTKVFGVIKNIEDRGWLGSLTGLDGFVPRVVQEFYANINDDLFDRKSFMFGQVYVRGNWYLFNAAEITKVLNLPLSVDNVAVEFNKDKVLSELVGQNMVWEPHSVLKVTDLTHYYAVLHKFATSNWIPTTHTSTITFDTAFFLYKVGTGLGVDLASLIFDQIAALGNAKKKGQYLVFPHFIYKLLDSQKPLRLEYEILTPPSAGADYKLKKEPSSVKATKGIALKAGDADSVAAELASVKATLESVQTEVISLKGCLSTMVSHFAAGPSH, via the exons ATGGTGAGAACCAGAGGCAGTGGGTCTCGGTCTGTCAAGTCAGCGGCTGGTTCATTGAGTGTATCTCCATCCCTCACTAAGAAGAAAGCTCGGAAGAGTACCTTGTCTCATCCCATCCACATTGATGAGTCCATCACCACGAGCAAAGCCGTGGTCATTCCGGACCTTGAAGCCCCCAAAGTTCTGACTGAACCTCCTTCTTCGGCGGCTCCGCTCGCCTCTGTCCCAGGGTCTTCCAAAAGAGGCCGAGCTTCTCCATCAGAGGATGTCTCTGATCATGGTCGTGATTCTGCCAAAGCCCATTCTGATTCCTCAGAGTCACCTGACGTGCTTGCACCCAAGAAGAAAAGCAAGGGTTGGTTCCAGGTCTCTTCTTCTCGAAAATCTCCTCGTTCCAAAGGGACTGATCCTTCTGATTCTTCGCCGAAGGCTTCATCTCCTGTTGGTACCACTCCTCGTTCCAAGTTTAGGTCAAAGGTAAAGAAAATTCCTCCACCTTGTTCTTCTTCTGAAACTGACCCTTCTTCAGATTGTGTACCCTCTGACGAAGATCCCCTTGAAGACGACCCCTCTCTTGAGGAAAATGTTGACTCAGAAGATGAATCTGACCCATCAGAGGACCCCCCTGTTTCACCAAAGGGCAAGAAACCAATGAAAATTCCTGAGATTCGCACAAA GGTGTTTGGGGTCATCAAAAATATTGAGGATCGAGGGTGGTTAGGTTCTTTAACCGGGCTGGATGGTTTTGTTCCTAGAGTTGTACAAGAATTCTATGCCAATATcaatgatgatctgtttgataggAAGTCTTTTATGTTTGGTCAAGTTTATGTCCGAGGGAATTGGTATTTGTTCAATGCTGCTGAAATTACCAAGGTTCTTAATTTGCCTCTTTCTGTTGATAATGTTGCTGTGGAGTTTAACAAAGATAAGGTGCTTTCGGAGTTGGTAGGACAAAATATGGTGTGGGAACCTCACTCAGTCCTCAAAGTAACAGATCTTACTCATTACTATGCTGTGCTTCACAAATTTGCCACCTCCAACTGGATTCCCACTACTCATACCTCCACCATTACCTTTGACACGGCCTTCTTTCTGTACAAAGTTGGAACCGGTCTCGGTGTTGATCTTGCCTCTCTCATTTTTGACCAGATCGCTGCCTTAGGGAATGCCAAAAAGAAAGGTCAATATTTGGTGTTTCCCCATTTTATTTACAAGTTGCTTGATTCTCAAAAGCCTCTTCGCTTGGAATATGAGATCTTGACTCCTCCAAGTGCCGGAGCAGACTACAAACTCAAAAAGGAACCATCATCTGTTAAAGCAACTAAAGGGATTGCTCTCAAGGCTGGCGATGCTGATTCTGTTGCTGCTGAACTCGCTAGTGTCAAGGCCACCctagaatctgttcaaacagaagtGATCAGCCTCAAGGGTTGTCTCTCAACCATGGTGTCTCACTTTGCAGCCGGTCCTTCCCACTGA